The genomic window acaacAGCTTCATGACACCAAGGGCGCCGCCACTGGCTCCCGAGGGTGACTCCTCGCCCACCGGTGAAGGTGATGACGGAGCAGGAGTAGGCGAGAAACCGTAAATAGTTCCACAGCTAGCTGGGGGAGAAGAATAGGCCCAGGGAGTAATCGGCAAGCCAACAACACCTGCTAGTCAAGCAACCTGCGCCTGCTTCGGATCCGGAGGCCGCCAGCAGTGGTCCGTCGAACCCGACACCGACGGAAACGATGGAGGTGGACGGACCAGCGCCCAAGAGTTTAAAACTCGATAATCTTGTACCGTCAACCAGCCAGGAGCAGCCCCGCCAAAACGCGGACTCGTGCGACACGATCGAATCGCCGGCCAAAGCCCCAAGGCTAGGCGGGACAGGAAGAGATGTCGCTTTGGACGAGTATCGGCCGCCGGCGATCGGTCTTTCTTGCCTTGACCGtcaaggttaggttagttCTGCTATATCGTTTCTTTCGCACGTCCCGACGTCATCGCACTTTACGCAAACACCATTTTCGTTGGTCACCATTGTCGCACTTTTACTCTTGTTCGTCATTACATACCTAGTACCAGACGGGCATGGACCAATTGCgcctaaaacaaaatttttatactaggGTCAATATACCAATTGCGCTGCATATATTTTACGGTTAGTGTACCAATTGCgctctttttattttacggtcaatatagtatataccaattgcgcttgaatttaaattatattattctaaattgccatgctcaaattattattattgttaaaacatgcaaaatacaaatattatgattaccaTAAACTCAAAATCTTATTACTTTATgtcttatgttttaatatattttttaacagtgtattattatatatattaatatagggaATTTTAtgaaacgttattattattacgcacATATTTTGATTACGGAAGTACGCATTTGAGTGATGGACGAAAACAAGTTTTCATTATCATcggatatattttatcagcCTAATTGTTTCGTTGCACACAATATACTGTAGATAGAAGAACACATTGATGATacccattataaatataaatcatattgatAGATACCCAATACTTATGTCTTGTTAATCATCGTTTAGTATACGTTTTAGTTGTTTGACGTTACAATATGGATCGTTTTACAAAAGCTTTTAGTGAAAAAGTTAAACCGTTATTAGTTCTTGAAGAGTTTAAGTTCCGAAAATGtactatttcaaaaaatggaataaaatagAGATGTACAATTAAATCGTGTACTTCGAATTTTTTATGTGATGTGAGTGAAACGGTGCttttaaaatcgaattttgaTCATAACCATCACGAAGCAAGTTCAACTATTAATAGACAAATTGTTgctaattcattaaaaagaaaagcAACAGACCAAGTTACAACACGACCACTAAAACTAATTCGGAATGAAGTGCAATCAAGTGCGTTAGATTTAACATAAAACGATGTGCATTCTATACGACGAAGCGTTTATCGTACTCGTAGAAAAACGCTACCACCTATACCAAAAAATGTAACTGAAGTGCATAcagctttaaataatttggatacaaatacatacaagGGTGAGAATTTATTGCTTATAAACGACAatatgttgaatataatatgtttttccaCCAAATCAAACTTAGAATTTTTATGTAGTTGTGACAAAATATTTGTCGATGgaacatttgaattttgttctaaatatttttaccaacttTTTACAATACATGGTTCAAAAAATACCATCTAATAtagaagtataaaaacatgataaataataacagcgtggagaataaaaataagatataaaataaatgaacaaataaaaacatttctaaCTTCCCATAATATGGTAAACTTtttgtaagttaatttaaatggtataacacttttaatttattgtacttagtTGAGTAATGTTGACCCCACAAAGCTATGTTTACCCAGacaaattcttattattttattttgttgtaactgAAATGGtttgattacattttcaagtgtGCTACCCCAGATCCTAATGTCTTATTGGAACACTGCCTGATAAAAAGACACAATTCTCATGCGGTATTGTGGTAAAATGAAAtgcagtttataaaaattatgaactgATATGCGCGGgcgatttattaaataatttatacgtagAGTTAACCTCAAATGATTATTGAAAGTAACATCCATGGTtgaagtatattgtatatttcacCATGGTAACACCTAAATATCTAATAGGTATACTTTGTATTCTTAGAATTGTATgactaatatttaagttattacatatattttcatcgttttcaaaaaagaaaattgttaattcGTTTAAAGGAATATTTGcgctattaataatgaaagtcAAATAAAAAGTCTTAAATATTCAGTGACAATTGCATGTGTGTAAGtaaatgtttaactttatttagttcatatattgttttagCATGAACAGATTTCCATGTCTTGAATGAAGATAGACGACACATTGTATCATCTGCAGGGTATGTTCCCTGTGAACTTGCCTAACCAAATTATAgacttttgtttattatttcataattaggtaaaatgtataatactacataTGCATTTTTTGTAGCTCCAGTCGGACGCTAGCCACACTTTGACCACGTCCTGCGCATTGACGCACAGCAAGTTCAAGTCAACGTCGACGTGCGCGCGATACTCCCGGGCCATCGTGGCCTTCCAGGACGCGTTGCCGTCCTTTTGATCGATCGTCATCAGCGTCCTCCTGGACGACTGTATCGTGTCCAACAAGTGCTTGTACGCCGCTTCCAGCATCTTTGGTCATGGCCCATAGACTCACCGCACACGGCAAACTTGTGTAAATAATGAACCACGTCCGAGGACCagtctaatttttaaactctgACCTTTGAAATTAATACCATCAAAAGCCATTGCTTGAGTAGTTTCGTCAATAGATCTAAACTATATTTGAATagcatttacatttttgttcaattttatagTAACATTAAATACAACACATGTTCTGTGCTTTATACAATTGATTTTtcacgtgtttttttttgtgctttacataaaaaccttaaaaaattaactttttaacaaattaacggTTACCgttttattttccaatacCACTATTCTATAATGCATTTCCTCCATTTCTCTTTCCATTTTTCCTAGTCTTTCAATTGCCTCATTTCtttcgtttattaaaatatacctttcTCTTTCCAATGCTCCTATTCTATTTTCCGTATTTAACtggaatataaaaaagaatatattactAGAGCATACATTACCATCGTACGGCATGGTAGTATATAGTACCAGagcttaaaactataaaaaaagtcTGTTCAGAATAAGAATCGACCGTCCAAAACTTGTCTCGTACGCGCACGTCTGTACTGAGTACTCAGCTGTTGCTACGGTAAGCGCTGTACCGGTCATCGCCGAGCTTCAACGTCAATGGAAtcaaatttactaaattatttcatatgttTAATTGCTtctgtaaattaaaacaaacccAAATTAGcagattattgtattgtaacttATAAAACAGATCAAATT from Aphis gossypii isolate Hap1 chromosome 1, ASM2018417v2, whole genome shotgun sequence includes these protein-coding regions:
- the LOC126555882 gene encoding uncharacterized protein LOC126555882; translation: MLEAAYKHLLDTIQSSRRTLMTIDQKDGNASWKATMAREYRAHVDVDLNLLCVNAQDVVKVWLASDWSYKKCICAIGPCPSGTRYVMTNKSKSATMVTNENGVCVKCDDVGTCERNDIAELT